The segment TGTGTAAGCGTGGTAACACGTTGAGCTAACCGGTACTAATTGGTCGAGCGGCTTACTTTCCCCGTTCTCTTTGCTGCCCCCTCAAGGGGAGTAAGGGACTCGGGGCCAAGGCCGAGGCTCGAGTGCGCGAAGGCGCACTCGCCCGGAAGCGGCACCAACGCTATTGCGAGGCTTCACTCGCAGGAATTGAAACTTACCCTTTGTATGCACTTCAGCTTTTCCGGTGGCAATGTCGGAGGGGTCACACCCGTTCCCATCCCGAACACGGAAGTTAAGCCCTCCAGAGCCGATGGTACTCCGCGGGAAACCGCGTGGGAGAGTAGGTCGCTGCCGGATTCTTTTTGAAGACCCCCGTTACCCTTCTGGGTACCGGGGGTTTTCTTTTTTTTCGCGTGCCTGCCGTAGCGCTACGGGACGCGCAGGACGACCTTTCCGACGGTGCCCCGGCCTTCCAGCTGGCGGTGGGCCTCGGCGGCCTGGGCGAGCTCCAGCACCAGGCCCAGCCGTACCTGCAGCCGGCCCTCGGCGACCTCGGTGCGCAGCGCCTCGCGGGCCCGGCGGTTGAGCTCTGGTGGATGTGGCGTACGCAGCCAGTACGCGCTCACCTTCACGGACTTCGCATAGAGCGCCTCCACCTCCAGGGGCGGCGGGGCGCCGCTCGCGTTGCCATAGGCCACCAGGTGCCCGAAGGGTGCGAGGGATTCCAGGCTCGACTTCCAGGTGCTCGCGCCCACCGAGTCCAATACGAGGTCCACGCCCCGGCCCCCGGTCCGCGCCAGGACTCGCTCCGTGAGGTCTCCGTCTCCGTAGAGGAGCACCTCATCGGCACCGAGTTCTCGAGCGAGCCGACCCTTCGCTTCACTCGACACGGTTCCGAGTACGCGGGCTCCCACCGACTTCGCCAGCTGTATCGCCAACAGGCCGACTCCACCCGCGGCGGCGTGGATGAGCACGGATTGGCCCGCGGACAGCTGCCCCATCGTGTGGACGATGTGCCAGGCCGTCAGCCCCTGGACGAGGAGTCCGGCGCCCTCCTCGAAGGAAACACGCTCAGGCAGCTCGAGCAGCTCGTGCTCCGGCGCAATCACCTGTTCCGCGTAGCTGGCTGACGCAAGGGCCACCACCCGGCGGCCCACCCAGGCCGTGCTCACTCCGGGCCCCACGGCGTCCACCACACCTGCGGCTTCGCTTCCGAGGATTCGGGGGAGGGGGACTCTGGCGTCGTAGAGTCCTCGACGTCGCTCCGTGTCCGCGAAGTTCACTCCGGCCGCGCGGACCCGGATGCGCACCTCTCCAGGCGCCGGTATCGGCTCGGGGACTTCCTCGAGCCGCAATACCTCGGGCGCTCCCACCTCGTGATAGCGAATCGCTTTCATGGAGCGTCTGTAACGTCCGGTTTCGCGCTCCGCCCGGCGCGGACACTCCAGCCGTGCTCGCACAGGAGTTCCACGCGCGCGGCTCGGAGACTCACGGCCCTGCTCGAACGTCCGCTGTGAGTGTCTGCCTTCCGTTGGGGCTGGCTCACAGCGTGGAAAATCCGTGTTTCAGTGTGTGGGAGGTGCGGTGTGGCTGGCCTCGCCCCTTGCGGCTTGATTGAGT is part of the Pyxidicoccus xibeiensis genome and harbors:
- a CDS encoding quinone oxidoreductase family protein yields the protein MKAIRYHEVGAPEVLRLEEVPEPIPAPGEVRIRVRAAGVNFADTERRRGLYDARVPLPRILGSEAAGVVDAVGPGVSTAWVGRRVVALASASYAEQVIAPEHELLELPERVSFEEGAGLLVQGLTAWHIVHTMGQLSAGQSVLIHAAAGGVGLLAIQLAKSVGARVLGTVSSEAKGRLARELGADEVLLYGDGDLTERVLARTGGRGVDLVLDSVGASTWKSSLESLAPFGHLVAYGNASGAPPPLEVEALYAKSVKVSAYWLRTPHPPELNRRAREALRTEVAEGRLQVRLGLVLELAQAAEAHRQLEGRGTVGKVVLRVP